Proteins encoded in a region of the Streptomyces sp. NBC_00513 genome:
- a CDS encoding DUF6777 domain-containing protein — translation MPPRSSQSPSERPSGPPSGPLSGGRRGGPPEQPPGGPAGPDGPAPTGPSGKGPWWRSGPRLAAAVVALAAVVALVVVLTRPSGTPSSTRAGGGEVFLQPASATGPAPFTESTAAEEATPPAQSPPPSASDSAPATGATVTRSVSGAAPGLYGGTRNTASCDVGKQIAALTGQPAKNTAFASALGIRPEAVPAYLRSLTPLRLRADTRVTNHGYRDGKATPYQAVLEAGTAVLVDDRGVPRVRCACGNPLGEPVALGADAKRTGQSWPSYQPQRVVVIAPSVKVVNTFVIYDHHDGTWVGRDRADHDGKRDKPVPPPVTPTPTGTTSPDTTTSPGSGSPTDTDTPTRSPGDTPGATPSDSPPESSAQSPGRSPEQSPDEPASDSPADTTPSDSTASDSTPSDAPADSPPARVAPSDTPPLTPSSVAPPSEASPRTG, via the coding sequence CTGCCCCCGCGGTCGTCACAGTCGCCGTCCGAGCGCCCGTCCGGTCCCCCTTCCGGCCCACTGTCGGGCGGGCGGCGGGGAGGCCCGCCCGAGCAACCGCCCGGGGGGCCCGCCGGCCCCGACGGTCCCGCGCCCACCGGGCCGTCCGGCAAAGGCCCGTGGTGGCGTTCCGGACCCCGGTTGGCCGCGGCGGTCGTCGCCCTGGCGGCCGTCGTGGCGCTGGTGGTGGTACTCACCCGGCCGAGCGGCACGCCCTCCTCCACCCGGGCGGGCGGCGGGGAGGTCTTCCTCCAACCGGCCTCCGCGACCGGACCCGCCCCGTTCACCGAATCCACGGCGGCCGAGGAGGCCACACCGCCGGCGCAGAGCCCGCCGCCCTCCGCGAGCGACAGCGCGCCGGCGACCGGGGCGACGGTCACGCGCAGCGTCAGCGGGGCCGCGCCCGGGCTGTACGGGGGCACCCGGAACACCGCCAGTTGCGATGTCGGGAAGCAGATCGCGGCGCTGACCGGGCAACCGGCCAAGAACACCGCCTTCGCCTCCGCCCTCGGCATCCGTCCCGAGGCCGTACCCGCCTACCTGCGCTCCCTGACCCCCCTGCGGTTGCGCGCGGACACCCGGGTCACCAACCACGGTTACCGCGATGGCAAGGCCACCCCCTACCAGGCGGTGCTGGAGGCCGGTACGGCGGTGCTCGTTGACGACCGCGGGGTGCCCCGGGTGCGCTGCGCGTGCGGCAATCCGTTGGGGGAGCCGGTGGCGCTCGGGGCCGACGCGAAGCGCACGGGGCAGTCGTGGCCCTCGTACCAGCCGCAGCGGGTGGTGGTCATCGCCCCCTCGGTGAAGGTCGTGAACACCTTCGTGATCTACGACCACCACGACGGGACCTGGGTCGGACGGGACCGCGCCGACCACGACGGCAAGCGCGACAAGCCGGTGCCCCCGCCGGTGACCCCCACCCCGACGGGCACCACGTCCCCGGACACCACCACGTCCCCCGGGAGCGGCTCGCCGACGGACACCGACACCCCGACGCGATCACCGGGCGACACCCCCGGCGCGACCCCGTCCGACAGCCCCCCGGAGTCCTCCGCGCAGTCCCCGGGCCGATCCCCGGAGCAGTCACCGGACGAGCCCGCCTCGGATTCGCCCGCCGACACCACCCCGAGCGACAGCACCGCGAGCGACAGCACCCCGAGCGACGCCCCGGCGGATTCGCCGCCCGCCCGCGTCGCCCCGTCGGACACCCCGCCGCTCACCCCGTCCTCGGTGGCACCCCCCTCGGAGGCGAGCCCCCGCACCGGGTGA
- a CDS encoding SpoIIE family protein phosphatase, which yields MDQRGSTTPEVDWPARPDTSLALNRMGTFDWDLDSGQMHLDPTALEVLDLRPDEFTGTPAGLRIRLVSGEESRIDARVAQAMKDGRSHYGAYFRSRRRDGTLGWTHIQGHILRDPHDGRPYRVIGILRDAAHDPVEPGAAGERNEGRLRMTGVVERTTAILAHARTVNDVTDVLKDPEALGHLGAVSVMLGVVDGARVHLVAEGQLGSYVPEIEYTRVDARFPMSEAVRTLQTVYVASREEFQRRYPQLWPYIEPLDVRSGVYLPLIAQGRPVGALGLLYSRDGDFTTEERNVLVALGSGIAQSLQRAILFEQEHDLAEGLQRAMLPRRIPEVPGALIAVRYRAARMGRDIGGDWYDVIPLGEGRVGVVIGDVEGHDTDAAAVMGQLRIVLRAYIAEGHTPGTAMARASTFLRELATERFATCTYGEVDLNTGMLHLVRAGHLDPIVRRGDGSCHRIQVAGGLPLGLPAHDPPGTGTGYPVTSVELHPGDTLLLCTDGLTDRRGDRADSGMREVMDGVRDGPVDVERLADVLCDLVGDAGGGDDMALLLLRRRGTPAPRGGGPLRHELAPGDPDGPALARHLIRAAVAAWGARERADEVELAADELMTNVLVHTDGAGHVSLRLTAEGRIRIEVEDSSSALPHRREAGDWAVSGRGLLLVDRLADDWGVEPRGGGKCVWCEFIVPGRPG from the coding sequence ATGGACCAGCGGGGAAGCACGACCCCCGAGGTCGACTGGCCCGCGCGGCCCGACACGAGTCTCGCGCTCAACCGCATGGGCACCTTCGACTGGGACCTCGACAGCGGACAGATGCACCTGGATCCCACCGCCCTCGAGGTCCTCGACTTGCGTCCGGACGAGTTCACCGGAACCCCCGCCGGACTGCGCATCCGACTCGTGTCCGGCGAGGAGTCGCGGATCGACGCGCGCGTCGCCCAGGCGATGAAGGACGGCCGCAGCCACTACGGGGCGTACTTCCGCAGTCGCAGGCGGGACGGAACCCTCGGCTGGACCCACATCCAGGGACACATCCTGCGGGACCCGCACGACGGCCGTCCGTACCGGGTCATCGGGATCCTCCGCGACGCGGCCCACGACCCCGTCGAGCCGGGCGCCGCCGGGGAACGCAACGAGGGGCGCCTTCGGATGACCGGCGTCGTGGAACGGACCACCGCGATCCTCGCCCACGCGCGCACGGTCAACGACGTGACCGACGTGCTCAAGGACCCCGAGGCCCTCGGGCACCTCGGAGCCGTCAGCGTGATGCTCGGCGTCGTCGACGGCGCCCGCGTCCACCTCGTCGCCGAAGGACAGCTCGGTTCCTACGTTCCCGAGATCGAGTACACCCGCGTCGACGCGCGCTTCCCGATGAGCGAGGCCGTACGCACCCTCCAGACGGTCTACGTCGCGTCCCGCGAGGAGTTCCAGCGGCGCTACCCACAGCTGTGGCCGTACATCGAACCGCTCGACGTGCGCAGCGGGGTCTACCTGCCCCTGATCGCCCAGGGCCGTCCCGTGGGCGCGCTCGGGCTGCTCTACAGCCGGGACGGGGACTTCACCACCGAGGAACGGAACGTGCTGGTGGCCCTGGGCAGCGGCATCGCACAGAGCCTCCAGCGGGCCATCCTCTTCGAGCAGGAGCACGACCTGGCGGAGGGACTCCAGCGGGCCATGCTGCCGCGCAGGATCCCGGAGGTGCCGGGCGCGCTGATCGCCGTACGGTACCGGGCGGCCAGGATGGGCCGGGACATCGGCGGCGACTGGTACGACGTGATCCCCCTCGGGGAGGGACGGGTCGGGGTGGTGATCGGGGACGTGGAGGGCCACGACACCGACGCGGCGGCCGTGATGGGCCAGTTGCGGATCGTCCTGCGGGCCTACATCGCCGAGGGGCACACGCCCGGCACGGCGATGGCGCGCGCCTCGACCTTCCTGCGGGAACTGGCGACGGAACGGTTCGCCACCTGCACCTACGGCGAGGTGGACCTGAACACCGGCATGCTGCACCTGGTGCGGGCCGGTCACCTCGACCCCATCGTCCGCCGCGGCGACGGCAGTTGCCACCGGATCCAGGTGGCCGGCGGACTGCCGCTGGGCCTGCCCGCCCACGACCCACCGGGGACCGGTACCGGCTACCCCGTGACCAGCGTCGAACTGCACCCCGGCGACACGCTGCTGCTCTGCACGGACGGCCTGACGGATCGCCGCGGCGACCGCGCCGATTCGGGGATGCGGGAGGTCATGGACGGGGTCCGGGACGGACCGGTCGACGTCGAACGGCTGGCCGACGTGCTGTGCGACCTCGTCGGGGACGCGGGCGGCGGCGACGACATGGCCCTGCTCCTGCTGCGCCGCCGGGGCACCCCCGCCCCGCGCGGCGGCGGCCCGCTGCGCCACGAACTCGCCCCCGGCGACCCTGACGGCCCCGCCCTGGCCCGGCACCTGATCCGGGCGGCGGTGGCCGCCTGGGGCGCCCGGGAGCGGGCGGACGAGGTCGAGCTGGCCGCCGACGAACTGATGACGAACGTCCTGGTGCACACCGACGGCGCGGGACACGTCAGCCTGCGGCTGACCGCGGAGGGACGGATCCGCATCGAGGTCGAGGACTCCAGCAGCGCCCTGCCGCACCGGCGCGAGGCGGGCGACTGGGCGGTGTCGGGGCGCGGTCTGCTGCTGGTGGACCGGCTCGCGGACGACTGGGGGGTGGAACCCCGGGGCGGCGGCAAGTGCGTGTGGTGCGAGTTCATCGTCCCGGGGCGGCCCGGGTAG
- a CDS encoding phosphodiester glycosidase family protein, with protein MSILRPPLPALLASLLCGALLAGPPAALAAEVDDGIETARTSRPVAPGVRLDSYDRLERDRWLRVDELVVDLAAPGGVRAEYLGGRGAETLAQAVAHHPAGPGRRVVGAVNGDFFDIRGTGAPLGPGVRGGRLLHSASPGPGGAAVGFAPDGSGRVLRLGLTGSITLPGGAVRTPAGYNAALPPAEGFAVYTADWPGSVLPDTGPAVELRDGRVAVAAPVPILRRPARRDRPAPGTTLLVAAGAAAAELAALRVGDPVTVTAAPLPESGPVPLEAVGGREALVVAGVPQNHDGEPNDTAAPRTAVGLSRDGRSLRLVTVDGRMRASGGLTLTGLGRMMHRLGAHEALNLDGGGSSTLLAALSGATAPTLENTPSDGRPRPVPNGLALTAPVGSGRLTGYRIEAAAGRLFPGLTRTLTATGHDPALGPAPGTPSWSAEGAGRIGPDGVLRGSRPGPVTVRAHTARPGARPAESGPAEGSLALEVLGPLTRIRPTRDRIGLADRTESAGFDLTGYDGQGRATTVEPGDTVLRYDRSRWRVAPDGRGGFTVRALVARATGRLRVSVPATGATAELALGAGLDALPLADLEDAARWRGAGATAAPGEGRPGTGIALTLPAPAPTATAAAPRPIPLPEQARSVSLWIGADGSGARPAVHLTDGDGAGLTLRGPAADWSGWRRITLPLPATAEPPLRLTGLSATQGGGGPSRLLLDTLTAETPPTGAAPTVTLPPDPVVSTPAEVRARPWRFAVSPDGRAPGVGADFVLVGVDGRPGFTHRGVRFVPLDGRRRTLDAGGGLDRMRVLAEALTAAAREPGTGAVAVVQRYAPGVVDRNEAALLTRRLAEFRRATGKRAALFTLDAPRFTAARTEGVPTVTTGRAGRTLIGVDAFAAGEWLSILPGPTPAP; from the coding sequence GTGTCGATCCTCCGGCCGCCGCTCCCGGCCCTGCTCGCCTCGCTGCTCTGCGGCGCCCTGCTCGCCGGGCCGCCGGCCGCGCTCGCCGCGGAGGTCGACGACGGCATCGAGACCGCCCGCACCTCCCGCCCGGTCGCCCCCGGCGTGCGGCTGGACTCGTACGACCGGCTGGAACGCGACCGTTGGCTGCGCGTCGACGAACTCGTCGTCGACCTCGCCGCACCCGGCGGGGTACGGGCCGAGTACCTGGGCGGGCGCGGAGCCGAGACGCTCGCCCAGGCCGTCGCCCACCACCCGGCCGGGCCGGGGCGCCGCGTCGTCGGAGCCGTCAACGGGGACTTCTTCGACATCCGGGGAACCGGCGCCCCCCTCGGCCCCGGGGTGCGGGGCGGCCGGCTGCTGCACTCCGCGTCGCCCGGCCCCGGCGGCGCTGCCGTCGGCTTCGCCCCCGACGGCAGTGGGCGCGTCCTGCGCCTCGGTCTCACCGGGAGCATCACCCTGCCCGGCGGCGCGGTGCGCACCCCGGCCGGGTACAACGCCGCCCTGCCGCCGGCCGAGGGCTTCGCCGTGTACACCGCCGACTGGCCCGGCTCCGTACTCCCGGACACCGGGCCGGCGGTGGAACTGCGCGACGGCCGCGTCGCCGTCGCGGCCCCGGTACCGATCCTGCGGCGTCCCGCGCGCCGCGACCGCCCGGCCCCCGGCACCACCCTGCTGGTCGCGGCCGGGGCGGCGGCGGCCGAACTCGCCGCCCTGCGCGTCGGGGACCCCGTGACCGTCACCGCCGCGCCGCTGCCGGAGTCGGGACCGGTGCCCCTGGAGGCCGTCGGCGGGCGGGAGGCCCTCGTCGTGGCCGGGGTCCCGCAGAACCACGACGGCGAACCGAACGACACCGCCGCCCCGCGCACGGCCGTCGGCCTCTCGCGGGACGGCCGGTCGCTGCGCCTGGTCACCGTGGACGGCCGCATGCGGGCCAGCGGCGGGCTCACCCTGACCGGGCTCGGCCGCATGATGCACCGGCTCGGGGCCCACGAGGCGCTCAACCTGGACGGCGGCGGCTCCTCGACGCTCCTCGCGGCGCTCTCCGGGGCGACCGCCCCGACCCTGGAGAACACCCCGTCGGACGGGAGGCCCCGCCCGGTCCCCAACGGCCTCGCGCTCACCGCCCCGGTGGGCTCCGGACGGCTCACCGGCTACCGGATCGAGGCCGCCGCCGGCCGCCTCTTCCCCGGACTGACCCGCACCCTGACCGCCACCGGCCACGACCCCGCGCTCGGACCGGCCCCGGGCACACCCTCCTGGTCGGCCGAGGGCGCCGGCCGGATCGGCCCCGACGGGGTCCTGCGCGGCTCCCGGCCGGGGCCCGTCACCGTCCGGGCCCACACGGCCCGGCCCGGCGCCCGACCGGCCGAAAGCGGTCCGGCCGAGGGCTCGTTGGCGCTGGAGGTGCTCGGGCCGCTGACCCGGATCCGCCCGACCCGGGACCGGATCGGGCTCGCCGACCGGACGGAGAGCGCCGGCTTCGACCTCACCGGGTACGACGGCCAGGGCCGCGCGACCACCGTCGAACCCGGGGACACCGTCTTGCGGTACGACCGCTCCCGCTGGCGGGTCGCCCCCGACGGGCGGGGCGGCTTCACGGTCCGGGCGCTGGTCGCGCGGGCCACCGGGCGGCTGCGCGTCAGCGTCCCGGCCACCGGCGCCACCGCCGAACTGGCCCTCGGGGCGGGGCTGGACGCGCTGCCCCTCGCCGATCTGGAGGACGCCGCCCGCTGGAGGGGCGCGGGTGCGACCGCCGCCCCCGGCGAGGGCCGGCCGGGTACCGGGATCGCCCTCACCCTCCCCGCCCCGGCCCCGACCGCCACCGCAGCCGCCCCCCGCCCGATCCCCCTGCCGGAGCAGGCCCGTTCGGTGTCCCTCTGGATCGGCGCGGACGGGTCCGGAGCACGGCCGGCGGTGCACCTGACCGACGGGGACGGGGCCGGGCTCACCCTGCGCGGGCCGGCCGCCGACTGGTCCGGCTGGCGCCGGATCACCCTGCCGCTGCCGGCGACGGCCGAGCCACCGCTGCGCCTCACCGGCCTGTCGGCCACCCAGGGCGGGGGCGGCCCGTCCCGGCTGCTGCTGGACACGCTGACCGCCGAGACCCCGCCGACCGGGGCCGCCCCGACGGTCACCCTCCCCCCGGACCCGGTCGTGTCGACGCCCGCCGAGGTGCGCGCGCGGCCCTGGCGGTTCGCGGTGTCGCCGGACGGGCGGGCACCGGGGGTCGGCGCGGACTTCGTCCTGGTGGGGGTGGACGGCCGCCCGGGCTTCACCCACCGGGGCGTGCGCTTCGTGCCGCTCGACGGTCGCCGCCGTACGCTCGACGCGGGCGGCGGTCTGGACCGGATGCGGGTCCTCGCCGAAGCCCTCACGGCCGCCGCGCGGGAGCCGGGGACGGGCGCGGTGGCCGTCGTACAGCGGTACGCGCCGGGCGTCGTCGACCGGAACGAGGCCGCCCTGCTGACCCGGCGCCTCGCCGAGTTCCGGCGCGCCACCGGCAAACGCGCCGCCCTGTTCACCCTCGACGCCCCCCGCTTCACGGCCGCCCGCACCGAGGGCGTGCCGACCGTCACGACCGGGCGCGCCGGCCGGACCCTGATCGGGGTCGACGCCTTCGCGGCGGGGGAGTGGCTCTCGATCCTGCCCGGCCCGACGCCGGCGCCCTGA